In Zingiber officinale cultivar Zhangliang chromosome 3B, Zo_v1.1, whole genome shotgun sequence, a single window of DNA contains:
- the LOC122056242 gene encoding receptor-like serine/threonine-protein kinase SD1-8 isoform X2, translating to MRKVILIQITVFLPKSFELAMKTRIVQFGSFLFFFVTTLCCCSSASDTLTLSTPLLDADGATLISDGGRFALGFFSPVGSSNRYIGIWYHNINHNQTVVWVANRKHAITGRSGRLSLTADGGLIVTAGNSTAVWSSHSATILKNPVARLLDSGNFVVSNGSSVAWQSFDFPTDTSIPGMKIGWDLTTGRNYNLTAWTSESDPAPSGYTMSLDHSGDPQCVVTDGARLHWRGGPWNGNRFSGIEGMQRDLAIGIGFNFVTTPHQLFFSTYLIDTSIIDRLVISTSGTLQHYMWIQDRQIWTFLGFVPRDECDSVARCGPNGVCHPDGSTMCTCLPGFASRNNSVELNGCVRITALDCVNGTDGFVNQSSVKLPDTSTAMVDWSMVSLEECRVRCLRNCSCTGYAQANVSDSGSGCVLWWTNLLDIKYYDGGTGQDLFVRVAAADLPSTGAKPGHRSPMVAVIVAPALAIILLAFIVYWICWRKKKHDIYFDDDAQEEDLDLPIYDLYTIAEATNNFSESNKLGQGGYGPVYKGKLMDGQEIAVKRLSMTSTQGAHEFKNEVTVIAKLQHRNLVRLLGCCIEARERMLIYEFMPNGSLDALLFDKAKSGLLDWQTRYNIIVGIARGLLYLHHDSRLRIIHRDMKASNVLLDKDMNPKISDFGMAKTFRGDDAEVNTMRIVGT from the exons ATGAGAAAAGTTATCTTAATACAAATCACTGTTTTTCTGCCTAAATCATTTGAATTGGCCATGAAAACAAGGATTGTGCAGTTcggctccttcctcttcttcttcgttACAACTCTCTGTTGCTGCTCCAGTGCAAGCGACACGCTTACTCTCTCTACTCCTCTCCTTGACGCCGACGGAGCGACCTTGATCTCCGACGGCGGTAGATTCGCACTTGGATTTTTCAGCCCCGTTGGCTCCAGCAACCGCTACATCGGCATATGGTACCACAACATCAACCACAACCaaaccgtggtatgggttgccaACCGCAAACATGCTATCACCGGCCGGTCCGGCCGTCTCTCTCTAACCGCCGACGGAGGACTCATTGTCACCGCTGGAAACTCAACTGCTGTTTGGTCCTCCCACTCGGCGACAATTCTCAAGAACCCCGTCGCACGACTACTCGATTCCGGAAACTTCGTGGTCAGCAACGGCAGCTCTGTAGCGTGGCAGAGCTTCGATTTTCCGACGGACACGAGTATCCCGGGCATGAAGATAGGGTGGGACCTGACGACAGGGCGCAACTACAATCTGACGGCATGGACGAGCGAGAGCGACCCGGCGCCGAGTGGCTACACGATGAGCTTAGACCATAGCGGCGACCCGCAGTGCGTTGTAACGGACGGGGCGCGACTGCACTGGCGGGGCGGCCCGTGGAACGGCAACCGGTTCAGCGGCATCGAGGGCATGCAACGGGACCTCGCCAtcggcatcggcttcaacttcgTGACCACTCCCCACCAACTCTTCTTCTCCACGTACCTGATCGACACATCGATCATCGATAGGCTTGTGATCAGCACCTCCGGCACCTTGCAGCACTACATGTGGATCCAAGACCGGCAGATATGGACGTTCCTGGGATTCGTGCCGCGGGACGAGTGCGACAGCGTGGCCCGATGCGGCCCCAACGGCGTCTGCCATCCGGACGGGTCGACGATGTGCACGTGCCTCCCGGGCTTCGCCAGTCGGAATAACAGCGTAGAATTGAACGGCTGCGTCAGGATCACGGCGTTGGACTGCGTCAACGGAACGGATGGGTTCGTGAATCAGAGCAGCGTGAAGCTTCCTGACACGTCGACAGCGATGGTGGACTGGAGCATGGTGAGCCTGGAGGAGTGCAGAGTTCGCTGCTTGAGGAACTGTTCCTGCACCGGCTACGCGCAGGCCAACGTCAGCGACAGTGGCAGCGGATGCGTGCTCTGGTGGACCAATCTACTGGATATCAAGTACTACGACGGCGGAACAGGGCAGGATCTCTTCGTCAGAGTAGCAGCAGCCGATCTCCCAA GCACAGGGGCAAAGCCTGGTCATCGGAGTCCTATGGTCGCCGTCATTGTGGCCCCTGCTTTGGCTATTATTCTACTGGCATTCATTGTTTATTGGATTTGCTGGAGGAAGAAGAAAC ATGACATTTATTTTGATGATGACGCTCAAGAAGAGGATTTGGACCTACCAATATATGATCTATACACCATTGCAGAAGCCACCAACAACTTCTCAGAAAGCAACAAGCTTGGGCAGGGAGGTTACGGACCAGTATACAAA GGTAAGCTTATGGATGGACAAGAGATAGCTGTGAAGAGGCTATCGATGACATCGACTCAGGGTGCCCATGAGTTCAAGAACGAAGTAACGGTGATTGCTAAGTTACAACATCGAAACCTTGTTCGACTTCTTGGATGTTGCATCGAAGCAAGGGAAAGGATGTTGATCTACGAGTTCATGCCTAATGGAAGCTTGGATGCCCTTCTATTTG ATAAGGCAAAAAGTGGATTGCTGGATTGGCAAACACGATACAACATCATAGTTGGGATCGCTCGAGGATTGTTGTATTTGCACCATGACTCTAGGCTAAGAATCATCCATCGAGATATGAAAGCTAGTAATGTTCTTCTTGACAAAGATATGAATCCCAAAATATCAGACTTTGGAATGGCTAAAACATTTAGAGGTGACGATGCAGAAGTTAATACAATGAGAA